In Aequorivita sp. H23M31, a single window of DNA contains:
- a CDS encoding mechanosensitive ion channel family protein, whose translation MLPIIQSPTETIQHSINRYYHEFLQVLPRIALGILVIVLGILIAQVLTNFYKHRFQQKSEDPLMAKFLAQAIKIILIIIAIMIALRVAGLDGIATGLLTAVGGGAIILGFAFQDIGKNFLAGIILAFNRPFNINDTIKIDHIFGKVKALSFRYSHIKTFDGRDIYIPNSDVLTKPVENYTADGFFRVDFTVGIGYEDDISEAKEVIQRILDKNTEIVRDAEHENFVIEDELAASTVNLKVFFWVDTKDYRRASRVLRGLIIREVKEDLFNKGFNLPADIKELKIYGTEDAIPITFRNIPEFPQVPKQ comes from the coding sequence ATGCTTCCTATTATACAGTCACCAACGGAAACAATTCAGCACTCGATAAACCGCTATTATCATGAATTTCTTCAAGTGCTGCCAAGAATCGCATTGGGGATTCTCGTAATTGTTTTAGGAATTCTGATTGCGCAGGTACTTACAAATTTTTACAAACACAGGTTTCAACAAAAGTCGGAGGACCCTCTAATGGCTAAGTTTTTGGCGCAGGCTATTAAAATAATCCTGATCATTATAGCCATAATGATTGCTTTGCGAGTAGCGGGCCTTGATGGAATTGCAACCGGTCTCTTGACAGCCGTGGGCGGCGGTGCCATAATTTTAGGATTCGCATTTCAGGATATAGGGAAGAATTTCTTGGCTGGAATTATTTTGGCTTTCAACAGACCTTTTAATATTAATGACACTATAAAAATTGACCATATCTTCGGAAAAGTTAAGGCTCTTAGTTTTCGGTATTCCCATATAAAAACCTTTGACGGAAGGGATATTTATATTCCGAACAGTGATGTACTTACCAAACCCGTGGAGAATTATACCGCCGATGGATTTTTCAGAGTAGATTTTACCGTGGGAATTGGTTATGAAGACGATATTTCTGAAGCTAAAGAAGTAATTCAGAGAATACTTGACAAAAATACCGAAATTGTTCGTGATGCTGAGCACGAAAACTTTGTGATAGAAGATGAATTGGCTGCAAGTACAGTGAATCTTAAAGTGTTTTTCTGGGTAGATACGAAAGATTATCGAAGGGCATCTCGCGTTTTACGAGGGCTAATAATACGAGAAGTTAAGGAAGATCTCTTTAATAAGGGATTCAATCTTCCGGCGGATATTAAAGAATTGAAAATCTATGGTACTGAAGATGCAATTCCCATTACCTTTAGAAATATTCCTGAATTTCCTCAAGTGCCGAAGCAGTAA
- a CDS encoding amino acid permease, producing MKSYSSLFRRKSAAQLALDAESSSLKRTLTAFDLTMLGIGAIVGTGIFVLTGEAAAGTKDALGAGPAITISFIITGLACGFAALCYAEFASMIPISGSAYTYAYASFGEIVAWIIGWDLILEYAIGNVAVAIGWAGYFKNFLNGLGLHLPANLSASTGTELVLTNGEWQPLTEALKTQLGSSWETLPHVISLMNLPAFVITFVITVMLIIGIKESARTNSFLVLIKLGLVGLFLYFGFPHFDPGENWQNFAPNGWNGIMTGAALVFFAYIGFDAVSTTAEETKNPQRDLPIGMIAALIVCTILYIAVSAVLTGMVPLNILANERPVSAALEAVGENKVAFLISLGITLTMPTVLLVMQLGQIRIFYSMSRDGLLPKKFSRVHKRFKTPAYSTIAVGLLVGFLAAFMDIGAVAELTNIGTLFAFVLVAIGVWILRVQQPERTRKFKVPAYKLICSGAILICSYLMISLPLITWLRFIIWMVVGLAIYFIYSKKHSELNDSKVPPHNKGTSVNDEIPFN from the coding sequence ATGAAATCCTATTCGTCGCTTTTCCGCAGAAAATCAGCAGCCCAACTTGCCTTAGACGCTGAATCTTCCTCTCTTAAAAGAACCTTAACCGCCTTCGATCTCACAATGTTGGGAATCGGGGCCATCGTTGGAACCGGTATTTTTGTACTTACGGGTGAGGCCGCAGCGGGCACGAAGGATGCACTCGGCGCAGGACCAGCGATTACAATCAGTTTTATCATCACAGGTCTAGCCTGTGGTTTTGCAGCTTTGTGTTACGCCGAATTCGCCTCAATGATTCCGATATCCGGAAGTGCTTATACCTATGCTTATGCATCATTTGGGGAAATAGTTGCCTGGATTATTGGCTGGGATCTTATTTTGGAGTACGCCATAGGAAATGTAGCTGTAGCCATAGGATGGGCAGGATATTTTAAAAACTTTTTAAATGGACTGGGACTTCATCTGCCGGCGAATTTATCAGCTTCCACAGGAACGGAACTTGTGCTCACCAACGGGGAATGGCAGCCGCTCACGGAAGCACTGAAAACGCAATTAGGAAGCAGTTGGGAGACCTTGCCACACGTTATTTCTTTAATGAATTTGCCCGCATTTGTCATCACTTTTGTGATTACGGTAATGCTGATTATCGGCATAAAAGAATCAGCACGAACTAACTCTTTTTTGGTTTTGATCAAATTGGGTCTTGTAGGGCTATTTCTATATTTCGGATTCCCTCATTTTGATCCCGGAGAAAACTGGCAAAATTTCGCTCCCAATGGATGGAACGGCATTATGACCGGTGCGGCTTTGGTATTTTTTGCATATATCGGTTTTGATGCCGTAAGTACAACTGCAGAAGAAACCAAAAATCCGCAACGGGATCTTCCTATTGGAATGATAGCAGCTTTAATAGTGTGTACCATCTTATATATTGCTGTTTCCGCGGTATTGACAGGAATGGTGCCCTTAAATATTCTTGCCAACGAACGGCCCGTTTCCGCAGCCTTGGAGGCCGTGGGAGAAAACAAAGTGGCCTTTCTTATTTCTCTTGGAATTACACTTACCATGCCCACAGTTTTATTGGTAATGCAGTTAGGTCAAATCCGAATTTTTTACTCTATGAGCCGGGACGGCTTGTTGCCTAAAAAGTTTAGTCGCGTGCATAAAAGATTTAAAACCCCCGCCTACTCCACTATTGCCGTCGGTTTGCTCGTAGGATTTTTAGCAGCTTTTATGGATATAGGTGCCGTTGCCGAATTAACCAACATCGGAACTTTATTTGCTTTTGTCCTTGTAGCAATCGGTGTTTGGATATTAAGAGTCCAACAACCGGAAAGAACGCGGAAATTCAAAGTTCCCGCCTACAAACTTATCTGCTCGGGCGCAATATTAATTTGTAGCTATTTGATGATTTCCTTACCGCTGATTACGTGGTTGCGGTTTATTATATGGATGGTCGTGGGACTGGCAATCTATTTTATTTATAGCAAAAAGCATAGCGAGTTAAATGACTCCAAAGTTCCCCCTCACAATAAAGGGACTAGCGTTAACGACGAAATTCCATTTAATTAA
- a CDS encoding class I SAM-dependent methyltransferase produces MDNNYFKSQENLQKYVDKIERVFNTDSIINEDIDKTKVQKYYRESNAAYNLVHSKDGSVHMAVNYDGIFNDEGYYQQVKEINEYIKPNFKVLELGCGKGFNSHYLASSNTKSQFHGIDISKTHLKYAKKRAKNLRNLQPSYGNFHSLNFDDNTFDIVFELESVCHSDSPKTVLDEVYRVLKTGGKFILYDGFRTENYTTSTALQKKSALLVEKTMAVNTGHTILEWLEIAKESGFEISVNDDISLAIMPNLKRFHRLAKKYFKYYMISKFIMILVPKNLIKNTIAGILLPFSIMQNLQSYQRIVLTKKG; encoded by the coding sequence ATGGATAACAATTATTTTAAAAGCCAGGAAAACCTTCAGAAATATGTAGATAAGATCGAAAGGGTTTTTAACACGGATTCCATTATAAATGAAGACATAGATAAAACCAAAGTGCAAAAATATTATCGCGAAAGCAACGCGGCATACAACCTTGTACATTCCAAGGACGGTTCGGTACATATGGCGGTAAATTATGATGGTATTTTCAATGACGAGGGCTATTACCAACAGGTAAAAGAAATAAACGAATATATTAAACCGAATTTCAAGGTCTTGGAATTGGGCTGCGGCAAAGGTTTCAACTCCCATTATTTGGCAAGTTCCAATACTAAATCACAATTTCACGGTATAGATATCTCCAAAACGCATCTAAAATATGCCAAGAAAAGAGCGAAAAATTTAAGGAACCTTCAACCTTCTTATGGTAATTTTCACTCTCTCAATTTTGATGACAATACTTTCGACATAGTTTTTGAATTGGAAAGCGTCTGTCATTCCGATAGTCCTAAAACCGTATTGGATGAAGTCTACCGAGTTTTAAAAACTGGCGGAAAATTTATACTTTATGACGGATTTAGAACGGAAAACTATACCACTTCAACTGCTCTCCAAAAAAAATCGGCTTTACTCGTTGAAAAAACAATGGCCGTAAATACGGGGCATACCATTTTGGAGTGGCTGGAAATTGCAAAAGAATCAGGATTTGAAATAAGTGTAAATGATGACATCTCACTAGCAATCATGCCCAATCTGAAGCGGTTTCATAGATTGGCAAAAAAATATTTCAAATATTATATGATTTCAAAATTTATTATGATTCTCGTTCCGAAAAACCTGATCAAAAATACCATCGCCGGAATTCTTTTGCCATTTTCAATAATGCAAAACCTTCAGAGCTATCAACGTATAGTTTTAACTAAAAAAGGATAA
- a CDS encoding GYDIA family GHMP kinase yields the protein MNKSFHSNGKLLLTGEYVVLDGALALAIPTKYGQSLEIEFAEKAEIHWESLDEKEEIWFKESFKLENLQPSNPENKYSQTLSKILQEARNLNPGFLSTNSGIEVRTKLDFPRVWGLGTSSTLINNIAQWASVDAFTLLNKSFGGSGYDIAAAQHNFPILYKLLEDNPHFQKVNLEWDFKESLFFIHLNEKQDSKEGIAHYRKTEIPREIIQEISVIGNQLLQITQLSEFQYLIDLHEEIISKILKLPTIKSRIFQDYPHSIKSLGAWGGDFVLATGTFSEMEYFKNKGFKTIIPFGDMIR from the coding sequence TTGAATAAATCCTTCCACAGTAACGGAAAATTATTGCTCACTGGCGAATATGTGGTACTGGATGGGGCACTTGCACTCGCAATTCCTACAAAATATGGGCAGTCATTGGAAATTGAATTTGCGGAAAAAGCGGAAATTCACTGGGAAAGTTTAGATGAAAAGGAAGAGATTTGGTTTAAGGAATCGTTCAAACTGGAAAATCTACAACCTTCCAATCCGGAAAACAAATATTCCCAGACTCTTTCAAAGATCCTTCAAGAAGCAAGAAATCTCAATCCAGGTTTTCTTTCTACCAATTCGGGAATTGAGGTAAGGACTAAATTGGATTTCCCCAGAGTTTGGGGACTTGGCACATCTTCTACATTAATAAATAACATCGCACAATGGGCAAGCGTAGATGCTTTTACTCTTCTCAATAAAAGTTTTGGTGGCAGTGGTTATGACATAGCCGCCGCACAGCACAACTTTCCCATTTTGTATAAATTGTTGGAAGACAACCCTCATTTTCAGAAAGTTAATTTAGAATGGGATTTTAAAGAATCTTTATTTTTCATACACCTAAATGAAAAACAGGATAGCAAGGAAGGAATTGCCCATTACAGAAAAACTGAAATTCCAAGGGAAATAATTCAGGAAATATCGGTAATCGGAAATCAACTTTTACAGATTACGCAACTATCTGAATTTCAGTATTTAATAGATCTACACGAAGAAATAATTTCTAAAATCTTAAAACTGCCCACCATCAAATCTCGAATTTTCCAGGATTATCCTCATTCAATAAAAAGTCTGGGGGCTTGGGGAGGAGATTTCGTATTGGCAACAGGCACTTTTTCAGAAATGGAATATTTCAAAAATAAAGGATTTAAAACCATCATACCTTTTGGTGACATGATTCGATAA
- a CDS encoding hydroxymethylglutaryl-CoA reductase, degradative — MNRAVSGFSKKSKTEKIAWLAANYLQENPHFIQILKNYWNEDTELQQLHDDFIENTLSNYYLPFGIAPNFLINGEIYAIPMVTEESSVVAAASNAAKFWMDRGGFHAQVISTVKNGQIHFNFFGSEKDIEEFFNDVKPKLRQSIQSLEKNMQGRGGGLLDLSFVDKSHILEGYFYIHATFETLDAMGANFINSCLEKMAQTFEEEARNYEAFQKVNELPEVVMSILSNYVPECVVRAEASCPVEDLTTKHHNGKQFAQKFIRAIEIAKTETRRAVTHNKGIMNGVDAVVLATGNDFRAVEAGVHAYAARNSYYGSLTHAKIEDGIFTFWIELPLAIGTVGGLTSLHPLTKLAFEILQKPDAKQLMQIIAVAGLAQNFAALRSLVTTGIQKGHMKMHLMNILNQFEASKEEKEQALEYFKVNQVSHNAVVAFLAKLRG; from the coding sequence ATGAATCGAGCTGTTTCTGGATTTTCCAAAAAATCTAAGACTGAAAAAATTGCATGGCTTGCAGCCAACTACCTGCAGGAAAATCCACATTTTATCCAGATTCTGAAGAATTACTGGAATGAAGATACTGAATTACAGCAGCTTCACGATGATTTTATTGAAAACACACTTTCCAATTATTATCTTCCTTTTGGTATAGCACCTAATTTTTTGATAAACGGCGAAATCTATGCAATCCCAATGGTTACAGAGGAAAGTTCTGTAGTCGCCGCGGCAAGCAATGCGGCTAAATTTTGGATGGATCGCGGTGGATTTCATGCTCAAGTAATCTCTACGGTAAAAAATGGACAGATCCACTTTAATTTTTTTGGAAGTGAAAAAGATATTGAGGAATTCTTTAATGACGTAAAGCCGAAACTTCGCCAAAGCATTCAGTCCCTAGAAAAGAACATGCAGGGCCGGGGCGGGGGACTTTTAGACCTTTCTTTTGTCGACAAATCACATATTCTGGAAGGTTACTTCTACATCCATGCCACATTTGAGACCTTGGATGCAATGGGGGCAAATTTTATCAATAGTTGCTTGGAGAAAATGGCGCAGACTTTTGAAGAGGAAGCCCGAAATTATGAAGCTTTTCAAAAAGTAAATGAGTTGCCCGAAGTGGTAATGAGCATTTTATCGAACTACGTTCCTGAATGTGTAGTGCGCGCCGAAGCTAGTTGCCCCGTTGAAGATCTTACTACAAAACATCATAATGGGAAACAGTTTGCACAAAAGTTTATCCGGGCAATAGAAATTGCAAAAACAGAAACCCGTCGTGCCGTAACTCACAATAAAGGGATAATGAATGGTGTAGATGCAGTAGTGCTCGCCACCGGAAACGATTTTCGTGCGGTGGAGGCGGGAGTACACGCTTATGCTGCAAGAAACAGTTACTACGGAAGTCTGACACACGCAAAAATAGAAGACGGTATTTTTACTTTCTGGATAGAATTGCCGTTGGCCATTGGCACCGTTGGTGGATTAACATCCCTTCATCCATTGACAAAACTTGCCTTTGAAATTTTGCAAAAACCGGATGCAAAACAATTGATGCAAATAATAGCCGTCGCCGGCCTTGCCCAAAACTTTGCCGCTCTACGTTCCCTGGTAACCACCGGAATCCAAAAAGGGCATATGAAAATGCATTTAATGAATATCCTAAATCAATTTGAGGCTTCTAAAGAAGAGAAAGAACAGGCGTTGGAATATTTTAAAGTAAACCAGGTTTCGCATAATGCTGTGGTTGCGTTTTTGGCGAAATTGAGGGGATGA
- a CDS encoding 30S ribosomal protein THX yields MGKGDKKTKRGKINIGSHGKLRPRRKKFNVRPTPVKDAQTKEG; encoded by the coding sequence ATGGGAAAAGGTGATAAGAAAACCAAACGCGGCAAGATTAATATTGGCAGTCATGGAAAATTGAGACCGCGAAGAAAAAAATTTAACGTACGCCCTACTCCCGTCAAGGACGCACAGACAAAGGAGGGTTAG
- a CDS encoding anthranilate synthase component II codes for MSVKNSTRLKVLVIDNYDSFVYNLVHYLEDLDCKVSVRRNDQFLLEEGILFDKILLSPGPGTPEEAGQLKEIIRRYIGIKPILGVCLGQQAIAEVFGGKLENLEQVFHGVSTEATILSENEPLFKGLPKKIEVGRYHSWIVSNIAFPDELEISSIDENGHIMSLRHRFYDICAVQFHPESVLTPQGKEIIKNWVEE; via the coding sequence ATGTCCGTAAAAAATTCTACACGACTAAAAGTTCTAGTTATAGATAATTACGACAGTTTTGTTTATAATCTAGTCCACTACTTAGAAGATTTGGATTGCAAGGTAAGTGTAAGACGAAACGACCAATTCCTTTTGGAAGAAGGCATACTTTTCGATAAAATACTTCTTTCTCCCGGCCCTGGAACTCCAGAAGAAGCCGGTCAATTAAAGGAAATCATCCGGCGATATATAGGTATAAAACCCATTTTGGGAGTGTGTTTGGGCCAACAAGCAATCGCGGAAGTTTTTGGCGGTAAATTGGAAAACTTAGAACAGGTTTTCCATGGGGTTTCCACTGAAGCCACAATTCTCTCGGAAAATGAACCACTTTTTAAAGGTCTTCCTAAGAAAATAGAAGTTGGTCGCTATCACAGTTGGATAGTCTCCAATATAGCCTTTCCCGACGAGTTGGAAATTTCCTCAATTGATGAGAATGGGCATATTATGTCTCTTAGACATAGATTCTACGACATCTGTGCAGTACAATTTCACCCAGAAAGTGTACTTACCCCACAGGGAAAAGAGATAATTAAGAACTGGGTTGAGGAATGA
- a CDS encoding rhodanese-like domain-containing protein, whose translation MTNLTQEQWCQQLESDDNAVILDVRTPAEVAEGFIPGAIKLNIQNTSDFYAKAQELDKSKNYYIYCLSGGRSGQACALFNALGIKNAYNLMGGIMAWKGELVK comes from the coding sequence ATGACAAATTTAACTCAAGAACAGTGGTGCCAGCAGTTGGAAAGCGACGATAATGCCGTAATCCTCGATGTGCGTACTCCCGCGGAAGTTGCAGAAGGCTTTATTCCTGGTGCCATAAAACTCAATATTCAAAATACATCTGACTTCTATGCGAAAGCCCAAGAGTTGGATAAATCAAAAAACTATTATATCTATTGTCTTTCGGGAGGAAGAAGTGGACAGGCTTGTGCCTTGTTTAATGCTTTGGGAATAAAGAACGCCTACAATTTGATGGGAGGTATAATGGCTTGGAAGGGAGAACTTGTAAAATAA
- a CDS encoding rhodanese-like domain-containing protein, with translation MIKKNIVSIVALSLLFFFTACKDTSSAKEIKVISPQEVKEAVYDDAPHQLVDVRTLEEFKEGHLKNAQNICVTDDDFAKQIEKLDKDEPIYVYCRSGKRSAKAAQILKDKGFKEIYDMDGGYLNWESQRFDTEL, from the coding sequence ATGATTAAAAAGAATATAGTATCAATCGTAGCGCTGTCGCTGCTGTTTTTTTTCACTGCTTGTAAGGACACTAGCTCGGCAAAGGAGATTAAAGTTATTTCACCCCAAGAGGTTAAGGAAGCGGTTTATGATGATGCTCCCCATCAATTGGTTGATGTACGTACCTTAGAAGAATTTAAGGAAGGCCACCTAAAAAATGCACAAAATATTTGCGTTACCGATGACGATTTCGCCAAACAGATTGAAAAATTGGACAAAGATGAACCTATATACGTTTATTGCCGAAGTGGAAAACGAAGTGCAAAGGCGGCCCAAATATTAAAAGATAAGGGTTTTAAGGAAATTTATGATATGGACGGAGGCTATTTAAACTGGGAAAGTCAAAGATTCGACACGGAACTTTAA
- a CDS encoding DinB family protein: MDTLKNLREELTAEYITTQNFLEGFPTNKNDYAPHSKSMKLGSLTNHILDIFGWPYIILNTDFIDLSSDYKPIIGEDKKSLQDKLDSEFNKSITALEEAKEEDLEPQWSIRKDGIKLMEWSKYGAMRQGLNQITHHRAQLGVYFRLLDIPVPGSYGPSADTTTT, encoded by the coding sequence ATGGATACTTTAAAAAACTTAAGAGAAGAACTTACTGCGGAATATATCACTACCCAGAATTTTCTGGAGGGCTTTCCAACGAATAAAAATGATTATGCCCCACATTCAAAGAGCATGAAACTTGGGTCGCTCACCAACCATATACTGGATATTTTTGGCTGGCCATATATTATTTTAAATACGGATTTCATTGATTTATCATCAGATTACAAGCCCATTATCGGTGAGGATAAAAAAAGTTTACAGGATAAATTGGACTCAGAGTTCAACAAATCTATCACAGCATTGGAAGAGGCCAAAGAAGAAGATCTTGAACCACAATGGAGCATTCGTAAAGATGGAATAAAGTTAATGGAATGGAGCAAATATGGTGCGATGAGACAGGGGCTCAATCAAATAACTCATCATCGTGCTCAATTGGGGGTTTATTTCAGATTGTTGGATATTCCTGTTCCAGGTAGTTATGGTCCTTCTGCAGATACAACTACTACTTAA
- the ctlX gene encoding citrulline utilization hydrolase CtlX has product MIRPVAFRMNEQTAVNNYFQEDLDIKNAEINTKAQAEFDTFVEKLRDVGVNVIVENDDLRMDTPDSIFPNNWISFHENGDIALYPMFAENRRRERREEVLIRLENEGFVIKDVYDYTPAEEEGFFLEGTGSILMDRVNRKAYCALSARADEELLIEFCEDFEYTPVIFTAYQNVDGNRMPIYHTNVMMCLGEEFCVICLDSIDDATERNNVLKHLKQDRKKVIAITESQMHHFAGNMLQVQGRDKKYLVMSADAHSSLTDQQIKMIEESCEILSSDLSTIETCGGGSARCMMAEVFLPKA; this is encoded by the coding sequence ATGATCCGCCCGGTCGCGTTTAGAATGAACGAGCAGACAGCGGTAAATAATTATTTCCAAGAAGATCTGGATATAAAAAATGCCGAAATCAACACAAAGGCACAAGCGGAGTTTGATACTTTCGTAGAAAAGCTGCGCGATGTTGGGGTAAACGTAATAGTAGAAAATGATGATCTGCGAATGGATACCCCAGATTCCATCTTTCCGAATAACTGGATTAGTTTTCATGAGAATGGGGATATAGCCCTTTATCCAATGTTTGCTGAAAACCGAAGGAGAGAACGTAGGGAAGAGGTTTTGATCCGTTTGGAAAATGAGGGTTTTGTAATTAAAGATGTCTATGATTATACACCCGCAGAGGAGGAAGGTTTTTTTCTTGAGGGAACTGGAAGTATCTTAATGGATCGCGTGAATCGTAAGGCGTATTGCGCTCTTTCCGCGAGGGCAGACGAGGAATTGTTGATAGAGTTTTGCGAGGACTTTGAATATACGCCCGTAATATTTACTGCATACCAAAACGTGGATGGCAATAGAATGCCAATTTACCATACGAATGTTATGATGTGTTTGGGAGAGGAGTTTTGTGTAATCTGCCTTGATAGTATTGACGATGCCACCGAACGTAATAATGTATTGAAACATCTTAAACAGGATAGAAAAAAGGTAATCGCCATAACTGAGAGCCAAATGCACCATTTTGCTGGAAACATGCTCCAGGTACAAGGTCGGGACAAAAAATATTTGGTTATGAGTGCAGACGCCCATAGCTCATTGACCGACCAACAGATTAAAATGATTGAGGAAAGCTGTGAGATCCTTAGCAGTGATCTTAGCACTATCGAAACCTGTGGCGGCGGAAGTGCACGGTGTATGATGGCAGAGGTATTCCTCCCGAAAGCCTAA
- a CDS encoding SDR family oxidoreductase, whose translation MKILLTGANGYIGMRLLPELLENGHEVICAVRDKNRLPLDPETTSKVSVIEVDFAEEVITEGFPKDIDAAYYLIHSMSSSTTDFDEMEARSAENFNKYMEATAVKQVVYLSGIVNEEQLSKHLSSRKKVEDILYKGHYHLTVLRAGIVVGSGSSSFEIIRDLCEKLPIMIAPKWLKTKIQPIAIRDVIHFLYGVLNNEKCYDQSFDIGGPDVLTYREMLEKYSKIRGLKLWIIPVPVMSPRLSSYWLYFVTSTSYKLAVNLVDSMKMEVVAKDKKLQEILDIKPISYEESIKKAFEKIEQNLVVSSWKDSLVAGRITNLKEYIQVPTYGCLKDRKVVKIDNPEQVLENIWSIGGTHGWYYGNTLWRLRGFMDRLVGGVGLRRGRTNPNKIFTGDALDFWRVLYADKQNKRLLLFAEMKLPGEAWLEFCINDKNEFIQTATFRPKGLWGRLYWYSMLPFHHFIFDGMIRNISKYQKPS comes from the coding sequence TTGAAAATCTTACTCACCGGCGCCAATGGATATATTGGCATGCGACTTTTACCAGAACTTCTCGAAAATGGTCATGAAGTAATTTGTGCCGTCCGCGACAAGAATAGGCTTCCCTTGGACCCCGAAACTACAAGTAAAGTCTCTGTAATTGAAGTGGATTTTGCTGAAGAAGTAATTACAGAAGGATTTCCGAAGGATATTGATGCAGCTTATTATTTAATACACTCTATGAGCTCTTCCACTACAGACTTTGATGAAATGGAAGCTCGCTCCGCAGAAAATTTTAATAAATATATGGAAGCAACCGCGGTTAAGCAGGTTGTTTATTTAAGTGGTATCGTTAATGAAGAACAACTGTCCAAACATCTTTCTTCCAGAAAAAAAGTAGAGGATATTTTGTATAAAGGCCATTATCACCTCACCGTTTTAAGGGCCGGAATTGTGGTTGGTAGCGGAAGTTCCTCATTTGAAATTATCCGCGATCTATGTGAAAAACTTCCAATAATGATTGCTCCCAAATGGCTAAAAACCAAAATTCAGCCAATAGCAATCCGCGATGTTATCCATTTCCTTTATGGAGTATTAAATAATGAAAAATGCTACGATCAGTCATTTGATATAGGCGGCCCTGATGTTTTGACCTATAGGGAGATGTTAGAAAAATATTCCAAAATTCGAGGTCTAAAGCTTTGGATAATTCCCGTACCAGTAATGTCACCACGATTGTCTTCTTACTGGTTGTACTTTGTTACCTCAACTTCTTACAAACTGGCCGTTAATCTGGTGGATAGTATGAAAATGGAAGTTGTTGCAAAAGATAAAAAACTTCAGGAGATTTTGGATATTAAACCCATTTCCTATGAGGAATCCATTAAAAAAGCATTTGAAAAAATAGAGCAAAATCTAGTTGTTTCCAGTTGGAAAGATTCATTGGTAGCTGGGCGGATAACCAATCTTAAAGAATATATACAAGTACCAACTTATGGTTGTCTAAAGGATAGAAAAGTTGTAAAAATTGACAATCCTGAGCAAGTGCTGGAAAATATTTGGTCTATTGGCGGAACCCATGGCTGGTATTATGGAAACACTCTATGGAGATTACGCGGATTTATGGATAGACTTGTGGGTGGCGTTGGGCTACGCAGAGGACGAACAAACCCTAATAAAATATTTACGGGAGACGCTCTTGATTTCTGGCGAGTTTTATATGCGGATAAACAAAATAAGAGGCTGTTACTTTTTGCCGAAATGAAATTGCCAGGAGAAGCATGGCTCGAATTCTGTATTAATGACAAAAATGAATTTATACAGACTGCCACCTTCAGGCCCAAGGGACTTTGGGGAAGACTTTATTGGTATTCAATGCTTCCCTTCCACCATTTTATTTTTGATGGGATGATCCGCAATATCAGCAAATATCAAAAACCTTCCTGA